From Blastochloris viridis, one genomic window encodes:
- a CDS encoding LutB/LldF family L-lactate oxidation iron-sulfur protein, with the protein MAVRITSPAFKANAKRALADKPLQASMRNFEANFIGRRKAAAERLPEFDALREAARDIKTHTLTYLDLYLRAFEDKVVKAGGHVHWAATAEDARTIVLDICQKLGAKTATKGKSMISEEIGLNEHLEANGIAPVETDLGEYIIQLRGEMPSHIIAPAVHLTRSQVEADFRRAHSHLPGDRNLDEAATMLAEARGILRERFLAADVGITGANFLIAETGTSVIVTNEGNGDLTQTLPKAHIVLASIEKVVPTLEDATTLLRVLARSATGQEQAVYTTFSTGPRRASDPDGPEEYHVVLLDNGRTALLGTPLQPVLRCIRCGACYNHCPVYQRIGGHAYGWVYGGPVGSVLTPTLIGIDQAGHLPNASTFCGRCEEVCPVHIPLPAMMRYWREQQFNQNLTPKVERHGLSVFAFLAQRGWLYRPLGRLAAATMRFLAFGRGRLGWLPFAGGWTSQRDLPAPAGSTFQAAWKKHVKARRRAAR; encoded by the coding sequence GTGGCGGTCCGCATCACCTCGCCCGCGTTCAAGGCCAACGCCAAGCGCGCCCTCGCCGACAAGCCGCTTCAGGCCTCGATGCGCAACTTCGAGGCCAATTTCATCGGCCGCCGCAAGGCCGCCGCCGAGCGCCTGCCGGAGTTCGATGCGCTGCGCGAGGCCGCGCGCGACATCAAGACCCACACCCTGACCTATCTCGACCTCTATCTCCGGGCGTTCGAGGACAAGGTGGTGAAGGCCGGCGGCCACGTCCACTGGGCGGCCACCGCCGAGGACGCCCGCACCATCGTGCTCGACATCTGCCAGAAGCTCGGCGCCAAGACCGCGACCAAGGGCAAGAGCATGATCTCCGAGGAGATCGGGCTCAACGAGCACCTGGAGGCCAACGGCATCGCCCCGGTCGAGACCGACCTCGGCGAATACATCATCCAGCTGCGCGGCGAGATGCCCTCGCACATCATCGCGCCGGCGGTTCACCTGACGAGATCCCAGGTCGAGGCCGATTTTCGCCGCGCCCACAGCCACCTGCCGGGCGACCGCAACCTCGACGAGGCGGCGACCATGCTGGCGGAGGCGCGCGGCATCCTGCGCGAGCGCTTCCTCGCCGCCGACGTCGGCATCACCGGCGCCAATTTCCTGATCGCCGAGACCGGCACCTCCGTCATCGTCACCAACGAGGGTAACGGCGACCTGACCCAGACGCTGCCCAAGGCCCATATCGTGCTGGCGTCGATCGAGAAGGTGGTGCCGACGCTGGAGGACGCCACCACGCTGCTCCGCGTGCTGGCGCGCTCGGCCACCGGCCAGGAACAGGCGGTCTACACCACGTTCTCGACCGGGCCGCGCCGCGCCTCCGACCCCGACGGGCCGGAGGAATACCACGTGGTGCTGCTCGACAACGGCCGCACCGCGCTGCTCGGCACGCCGCTGCAACCGGTGCTGCGCTGCATCCGCTGCGGCGCCTGCTACAACCACTGCCCGGTCTACCAGCGCATCGGCGGCCACGCCTATGGCTGGGTCTATGGCGGGCCGGTGGGCTCGGTGCTGACGCCGACCCTGATCGGCATCGATCAGGCCGGCCACCTGCCCAACGCCTCGACCTTCTGCGGCCGCTGCGAGGAGGTCTGCCCGGTGCACATCCCGCTGCCAGCGATGATGCGATACTGGCGCGAGCAGCAGTTCAACCAGAACCTCACCCCCAAGGTGGAGCGCCACGGCCTGTCGGTTTTCGCCTTCCTCGCCCAGCGCGGCTGGCTCTACCGCCCGCTCGGCCGGCTGGCGGCGGCGACCATGCGGTTCCTCGCGTTCGGCCGCGGCCGGCTCGGCTGGCTGCCGTTCGCGGGGGGCTGGACCTCGCAGCGCGATTTGCCGGCGCCGGCCGGCTCGACCTTCCAGGCGGCCTGGAAGAAGCACGTCAAGGCCCGGCGGAGGGCAGCAAGATGA
- a CDS encoding (Fe-S)-binding protein — MSSETPTPPRVGLFVTCLVDLMRPKVGFAAAKLLEDAGCTVEVPPQTCCGQPAFNSGDRATARGLAKQAIETFEPYDYVVVPSGSCAGMMKTHYVELFDHQHDHAWLPRAKAFSDKVFELTSFLVDVLKVERIRAIYDGTVTYHDGCSGLRELGVKQQPRRLLGHVIGLTVAEMADAEACCGFGGTFCVKYPEISGAIVERKVAAIAATGAPQVLSGDLGCLLNIAGRITRDGKPIQARHVAEMLAGMGHEPGIGEPDRS, encoded by the coding sequence ATGAGCTCGGAGACCCCGACGCCGCCGCGCGTCGGCCTGTTCGTCACCTGCCTGGTCGACCTGATGCGGCCGAAGGTGGGGTTTGCCGCCGCCAAGCTGCTGGAAGACGCCGGCTGCACCGTCGAGGTGCCGCCGCAGACCTGCTGCGGCCAGCCCGCGTTCAATTCCGGCGACCGCGCCACCGCGCGCGGCCTTGCCAAGCAGGCGATCGAGACCTTCGAGCCCTACGATTACGTGGTGGTGCCGTCCGGCTCCTGCGCCGGCATGATGAAGACCCATTACGTCGAGTTGTTCGACCACCAGCACGACCATGCCTGGCTGCCGCGGGCCAAGGCGTTCAGCGACAAGGTGTTCGAGCTGACCTCGTTCCTGGTCGACGTGCTGAAGGTCGAGCGCATCCGCGCGATATATGACGGCACCGTCACCTATCACGACGGCTGCTCGGGCCTGCGCGAGCTCGGCGTCAAGCAGCAGCCGCGCCGGCTGCTCGGCCACGTCATCGGCCTGACGGTGGCGGAGATGGCCGACGCCGAGGCCTGCTGCGGCTTCGGCGGCACGTTCTGCGTCAAGTACCCCGAGATTTCCGGCGCCATCGTCGAGCGCAAGGTTGCCGCCATCGCCGCCACCGGCGCGCCGCAGGTGCTGTCAGGCGACCTCGGCTGCCTGTTGAACATCGCCGGCCGCATCACGCGCGACGGCAAGCCGATCCAGGCCCGCCATGTCGCCGAGATGCTGGCCGGCATGGGCCACGAGCCCGGCATCGGCGAACCGGACCGGAGCTGA
- a CDS encoding PEGA domain-containing protein: protein MRIHLIAMMTVGVALGGCAGLGGDLDAGNIFGPSTAEIQVASEPEGAQARTSTGESCPSTPCTIKVPASAEQYVVTVSKPGFIDQTADVHWTVMGEGSEAQRQLYPNPVEIVLEPAPPPPPSKKKPSKKHTAAL, encoded by the coding sequence ATGCGGATTCATTTGATCGCCATGATGACGGTTGGCGTCGCGCTCGGGGGCTGCGCCGGCCTGGGCGGGGATCTCGACGCCGGCAACATTTTCGGCCCGTCGACGGCCGAGATTCAGGTGGCCTCCGAGCCCGAGGGCGCCCAGGCGCGGACCTCCACCGGCGAGAGCTGCCCGTCGACGCCCTGCACCATCAAGGTGCCGGCGAGCGCCGAGCAGTACGTCGTCACCGTCAGCAAGCCGGGCTTCATCGACCAGACCGCCGACGTGCACTGGACCGTCATGGGCGAGGGCAGCGAGGCGCAGCGCCAGCTTTATCCCAACCCGGTCGAAATCGTGCTGGAGCCGGCCCCGCCGCCGCCGCCCAGCAAGAAAAAGCCCAGTAAGAAGCACACCGCCGCGCTGTGA
- a CDS encoding DUF3422 family protein, translated as MTGAVSIGEERSLAAHPLRTAVLNEVHARPFTLIETPRRILHFTFLTDLEHAQADRVALARYLSSRGLDAPKPEAKYHRVSLGATLLRWEQHSEFTTYTWDLPSEGLAGVPVPFHPPASDIADPMRLVPQPGPLLVAVDLHLIADAGIAPERLFDRASLARSLVYGGAGEAVTDFQIDPAGYIRILVLDRMLGPARAGSLVQRLLEIETYRALALLGLPEAQRITPQVRRIERALADLTESMRLAEGLAANHEQLDKLITLSSEIEAAVAASSYRFSASRAYDDIMQQRLLAIDEQPVADFPTWLVFLSRRMAPALRTCQAIADRQADLSNKLARAADLLRTRVDIDVQRQNLEVLESMNRRSRLQLRLQQTVEGLSIAAVSYYVVGLVGYIAKGASDAGAPVSPGLITAAAVPVVVLVLWRLVRRIRRKHTE; from the coding sequence GTGACAGGAGCGGTTTCGATCGGCGAAGAACGGTCGCTGGCGGCGCATCCGCTCAGAACTGCCGTTCTCAACGAGGTGCATGCACGGCCGTTCACCCTGATCGAGACGCCGCGGCGCATCCTGCACTTCACGTTCCTCACCGACCTCGAGCACGCCCAGGCCGACCGCGTCGCGCTGGCGCGCTATCTGTCGAGCCGCGGCCTCGACGCCCCCAAGCCGGAGGCGAAGTACCACCGCGTCTCGCTCGGGGCGACGCTGCTGCGCTGGGAGCAGCACTCCGAATTCACCACCTACACCTGGGACCTGCCGTCGGAAGGGCTGGCCGGGGTGCCGGTGCCGTTCCACCCGCCGGCGTCCGACATCGCCGACCCGATGCGGCTGGTGCCGCAGCCGGGGCCGCTGCTGGTGGCGGTCGACCTGCATCTGATCGCCGACGCCGGCATCGCGCCGGAACGGCTGTTCGACCGCGCCAGCCTCGCCCGCTCGCTGGTCTATGGCGGCGCAGGCGAGGCGGTGACCGATTTCCAGATCGACCCGGCCGGCTACATCCGCATCCTGGTGCTCGACCGCATGCTGGGCCCGGCCCGCGCCGGCTCGCTGGTGCAGCGTCTGCTCGAAATCGAGACCTATCGTGCGCTGGCGCTGCTCGGCCTGCCGGAGGCCCAGCGCATCACCCCGCAGGTGAGGCGGATCGAGCGGGCGCTGGCCGACCTCACCGAATCGATGCGGCTGGCGGAGGGGCTGGCAGCCAACCACGAGCAGCTCGACAAGCTCATCACGCTGTCGTCGGAGATCGAGGCCGCCGTTGCGGCCTCGTCCTACCGTTTCAGCGCCTCCCGCGCCTATGACGACATCATGCAGCAGCGGCTGCTCGCCATCGACGAGCAGCCGGTGGCCGATTTCCCGACCTGGCTGGTGTTCCTGTCGCGGCGCATGGCGCCGGCGCTGCGCACCTGCCAGGCCATCGCCGACCGCCAGGCCGATCTGTCGAACAAGCTGGCCCGCGCCGCCGACCTGTTGCGCACCCGCGTCGACATCGACGTGCAGCGCCAGAACCTCGAAGTGCTGGAATCGATGAACCGCCGCTCGCGCCTGCAGCTCCGGCTGCAGCAGACCGTCGAAGGGCTGTCGATCGCGGCGGTGAGCTATTACGTGGTCGGGCTGGTCGGCTACATCGCCAAGGGCGCCTCCGACGCTGGGGCGCCGGTCTCGCCGGGCCTCATCACCGCGGCCGCGGTGCCGGTCGTGGTGCTGGTGCTGTGGCGTTTGGTCCGGCGCATCCGCCGGAAGCACACCGAGTAA
- the mog gene encoding molybdopterin adenylyltransferase yields MTPSAIAKIGIVTVSDRASQGLYRDEGGPAIEAYLTEILTSKWQAIARVIPDGFESVRDTLIDLTDNERCDLVLTTGGTGPAPRDVTTEATHAVIAKELPGFGELMRFKSLEQVPTAILSRQTAGTRGASLIVNLPGKPASIRLCLAAVFPAIPYCLDLIGAARLDTDPARCAAFRPKG; encoded by the coding sequence ATGACCCCCAGCGCCATCGCGAAAATCGGCATCGTCACCGTGTCCGACCGCGCGTCCCAGGGCCTCTACCGCGACGAGGGCGGCCCGGCCATCGAAGCCTATCTCACCGAGATCCTCACCTCAAAGTGGCAGGCCATCGCCCGCGTCATTCCCGACGGCTTCGAGAGCGTGCGCGACACCCTGATCGACCTCACCGACAATGAGCGCTGCGATCTCGTTCTGACCACCGGCGGCACCGGGCCGGCACCACGCGACGTCACCACCGAGGCAACGCACGCGGTGATCGCCAAGGAACTGCCGGGATTCGGCGAGCTGATGCGGTTTAAAAGCCTGGAGCAGGTGCCGACCGCCATCCTGTCGCGCCAGACCGCCGGCACCCGCGGCGCCTCGCTGATCGTCAACCTGCCCGGCAAGCCGGCCTCGATCCGGCTGTGCCTCGCCGCGGTGTTCCCGGCGATTCCCTATTGCCTCGATTTGATCGGCGCGGCGCGGCTGGACACCGACCCCGCCCGCTGCGCGGCGTTCCGGCCGAAGGGATAG
- the cobF gene encoding precorrin-6A synthase (deacetylating) — MKTILLIGIGAGNPAQLTVEAIDALNAADVFFVVDKGARTSDLIRLREEICARFITAPRYRVASIPDPKRDRAPADYLAAVETWHHERAVAYETAITDELKDGETGAFLVWGDPALYDSTIRILDQVLARGVVAFRYRVIPGISAVQALAAAHRIPLNSIGGAVHVTTGRRLAEAVPTEADTIVVMLDDGQGLAGFPRDEFDIYWGAYLGTADEVLIAGPASDVVEDILRLRRDRRAAKGWIMDIFLLRRHEIP; from the coding sequence ATGAAAACCATCCTGCTCATCGGCATCGGCGCCGGCAATCCCGCCCAACTCACGGTGGAGGCGATCGACGCGCTCAATGCCGCCGACGTGTTCTTTGTGGTCGATAAGGGCGCGCGCACCTCGGACCTGATCCGGCTGCGCGAGGAGATCTGCGCCCGCTTCATCACGGCGCCGCGCTACCGGGTGGCGAGCATCCCCGACCCCAAGCGCGACCGTGCTCCGGCCGATTACCTTGCTGCGGTCGAGACTTGGCACCATGAGCGGGCGGTGGCCTATGAGACGGCGATCACCGATGAGCTCAAGGACGGCGAGACCGGCGCCTTCCTGGTGTGGGGCGACCCGGCGCTCTACGACAGCACCATCCGCATCCTCGACCAGGTTTTGGCGCGCGGCGTCGTTGCCTTTCGTTATCGCGTGATTCCCGGCATCAGCGCGGTGCAGGCGCTGGCGGCGGCGCACCGCATTCCGCTCAACAGCATCGGCGGGGCGGTCCACGTCACCACCGGTCGCCGGCTGGCGGAGGCGGTGCCGACCGAGGCCGACACCATCGTCGTCATGCTCGACGACGGCCAGGGCCTCGCCGGTTTCCCGCGCGATGAGTTCGACATCTATTGGGGCGCCTATCTCGGCACGGCGGACGAGGTGCTGATCGCCGGGCCGGCGAGCGATGTGGTGGAGGACATCCTGCGCCTTCGCCGCGACCGCCGCGCCGCCAAGGGCTGGATCATGGACATCTTTCTGCTGCGCCGTCACGAGATTCCGTAA
- a CDS encoding PAS domain-containing protein, which yields MSEAPILRQGIAAPGRESRNPAPNGTLPEQVTAGARLRALAETGLLDSETEERFDRITRMVARTLGVPIALFSLVDDHRQFFKSAFGLAEPWASRRGTPLSHAFCQHVVARDAPFSVEDVDTHEVVAANPAMRELGIAAYLGVPVRDRDGQVLGALCAVDIEPHPWSDEAVAVLADFAALVEGEIDLRAEVTRRREAEEMLHLAAAATGLGLWWLNGADGDLTCTAACRTMVGLDGEGVIPTAVWRGHIHPDDRDEAARKVRAAFDPAGDGRLQHEYRMLKPDGEVVWISSIGRIDGQPNVGSRTPRLVGTVQDITQRKRTEEMLAHNERRWREILNTMPQMVWSAQPDGRYDFFNDRWYEFTGFPRGMVDGEMRRAVLHPDDAERGWSCWQHALATGEPYDIEYRLRRFDGEYRWTLGRALPLRNEAGEIERWLGTSTDIHDRKMAEEQRELISRELSHRIKNIFAVVNSLVTLSARVDPQARPFADAVRARIEALAQAHDYVRPPRGAAGQPGRQSVLGLLETLLVAYRENGRSHITLSGHDVSTGVHAATALALLVHELATNAVKYGALSTPDGTVTLTCTDTADSYNIVWQERGGPPVEGPPTRKGFGTLMSERAAAAQLGADITHAWAREGLTVEITVPHGRLEH from the coding sequence ATGAGTGAGGCTCCGATCCTCCGCCAAGGGATAGCCGCCCCGGGCCGCGAGTCTCGAAATCCTGCGCCGAACGGAACGCTGCCCGAGCAGGTTACAGCGGGCGCCCGCCTCCGGGCCCTGGCCGAGACCGGCCTGCTTGATTCGGAAACCGAGGAGCGGTTCGACCGCATCACCCGCATGGTGGCGCGCACGCTGGGCGTGCCGATCGCGCTGTTCTCGCTGGTCGACGACCACCGCCAGTTCTTCAAGAGCGCGTTCGGCCTGGCCGAGCCGTGGGCCAGCCGGCGCGGCACCCCCCTCAGCCACGCCTTTTGCCAGCACGTCGTCGCCCGCGACGCGCCGTTCAGCGTCGAGGATGTCGATACCCACGAGGTGGTGGCCGCCAACCCGGCGATGCGCGAACTCGGCATCGCCGCCTATCTCGGCGTCCCGGTTCGCGATCGCGACGGCCAGGTGCTGGGCGCGCTGTGCGCCGTCGACATCGAGCCCCACCCCTGGAGCGATGAGGCGGTGGCGGTGCTGGCGGATTTCGCCGCGCTGGTCGAAGGCGAGATCGACCTGCGCGCCGAGGTGACACGCCGCCGCGAGGCCGAGGAGATGCTGCACCTCGCCGCCGCCGCCACCGGCCTCGGCCTGTGGTGGCTGAACGGCGCGGACGGCGATCTCACCTGCACCGCGGCCTGCCGCACCATGGTCGGCCTCGACGGCGAGGGCGTGATCCCGACCGCGGTGTGGCGCGGCCATATCCACCCGGACGACCGCGACGAGGCCGCGCGCAAGGTGCGCGCCGCGTTCGACCCCGCCGGCGACGGCCGCCTTCAGCACGAATACCGCATGCTGAAGCCGGACGGCGAGGTGGTGTGGATCTCTTCGATCGGCCGAATCGACGGCCAGCCCAACGTTGGGAGCCGCACGCCCCGCCTGGTCGGCACCGTTCAGGACATCACCCAGCGCAAGCGGACCGAGGAGATGCTGGCCCACAACGAGCGGCGCTGGCGCGAAATCCTCAACACCATGCCGCAGATGGTGTGGTCGGCGCAGCCCGACGGCCGCTACGACTTCTTCAACGACCGCTGGTACGAGTTCACCGGCTTTCCGCGCGGCATGGTCGACGGCGAGATGCGGCGCGCGGTGCTGCACCCCGACGACGCCGAACGCGGCTGGTCGTGCTGGCAGCACGCGCTGGCCACCGGCGAGCCCTACGACATCGAGTATCGCCTGCGCCGCTTCGACGGCGAGTACCGCTGGACGCTCGGCCGTGCGCTGCCGCTGCGCAACGAGGCCGGCGAGATCGAACGCTGGCTCGGCACCTCGACCGACATCCACGACCGCAAGATGGCCGAGGAGCAGCGCGAGCTGATCTCGCGCGAGCTGTCGCACCGCATCAAGAACATCTTCGCGGTGGTCAACTCGCTGGTGACGCTGTCGGCGCGGGTCGACCCCCAGGCCCGGCCATTCGCCGATGCGGTGCGCGCCCGCATCGAGGCGCTGGCCCAGGCCCACGACTACGTCCGCCCGCCGCGCGGCGCCGCCGGCCAGCCCGGCCGGCAGAGCGTGCTCGGCCTGCTGGAAACGCTGCTGGTGGCCTATCGCGAGAACGGCCGCAGCCACATCACCCTGTCCGGCCACGACGTCTCGACCGGCGTCCACGCCGCCACCGCGCTGGCGCTGCTCGTCCACGAACTCGCCACCAACGCCGTCAAGTACGGCGCGCTGTCGACGCCGGACGGCACCGTGACGCTGACCTGCACCGACACCGCCGACAGCTATAACATCGTCTGGCAGGAGCGCGGCGGCCCGCCGGTCGAGGGCCCACCGACCCGCAAGGGCTTCGGCACCCTGATGTCGGAACGCGCCGCCGCCGCCCAGCTCGGCGCCGACATCACCCACGCCTGGGCGCGCGAGGGCCTGACGGTCGAGATCACCGTGCCCCACGGCCGGCTGGAGCATTGA
- a CDS encoding Crp/Fnr family transcriptional regulator has protein sequence MSKQTSDRAGDGLAIRGNNLLAALRSNDAALLGPLAQEQVLRAQTVLYEPGDRVRFVYFPCGPSLVSFVVPLQDGRAVEIVTVGREGAVGGIVSQGQLSAFSRTVVVVGGPFLRIEAAHLERAKLASLALRHLFARYADCLLAQVFQSVACNAAHTIEQRAAKWLLAALDHTGESEVPLTQEQFAAMLGVGRSYISRVVQTLKAQGALATSRGRLRISDAEVLRGLTCGCNDAVRAHFERVLEGVYPAEEDADA, from the coding sequence GTGAGCAAACAGACATCCGACCGGGCCGGCGATGGGTTGGCAATCCGCGGCAACAATCTGTTGGCCGCGTTGCGGTCGAACGACGCCGCCTTGCTGGGGCCGCTGGCCCAGGAACAGGTGCTGCGGGCGCAGACGGTGCTGTACGAGCCGGGCGACCGCGTCCGCTTTGTGTATTTTCCCTGTGGCCCCAGCCTAGTCAGCTTCGTGGTGCCACTGCAAGACGGCCGTGCGGTCGAGATTGTGACGGTCGGCCGGGAGGGGGCGGTCGGGGGCATCGTCAGCCAGGGGCAATTGTCGGCGTTTTCCCGCACCGTGGTGGTGGTGGGCGGGCCGTTTCTGCGCATCGAGGCGGCTCACCTGGAGCGCGCAAAGCTCGCTTCGCTCGCGCTGCGGCATTTGTTCGCGCGCTACGCCGATTGCCTGCTGGCGCAGGTGTTCCAGTCGGTGGCCTGCAATGCCGCCCACACCATCGAGCAGCGGGCCGCCAAGTGGCTGCTGGCGGCGTTGGACCATACCGGCGAGAGCGAGGTGCCGCTGACGCAGGAGCAGTTCGCCGCCATGCTCGGCGTCGGCCGCAGCTACATCAGCCGGGTGGTTCAGACGCTGAAGGCGCAAGGCGCGCTCGCCACCAGCCGCGGCAGGCTCCGGATCAGCGATGCCGAGGTGCTGCGCGGCCTGACCTGCGGCTGCAACGACGCGGTTCGCGCCCATTTCGAGCGGGTTCTCGAAGGTGTTTATCCTGCTGAGGAGGACGCCGACGCGTGA
- the ilvD gene encoding dihydroxy-acid dehydratase: MPQYRSRTSTHGRNMAGARGLWRATGMKDSDFGKPIIAVVNSFTQFVPGHVHLKDIGQLVAREIEAAGGIAKEFNTIAIDDGIAMGHDGMLYSLPSRDLIADSVEYMVNAHCADAMVCISNCDKITPGMLMAAMRLNIPAVFVSGGPMEAGKVTLAGKAHKVDLIDAMIAAGDDKVSDADVAAIERSACPTCGSCSGMFTANSMNCLTEALGLSLPGNGTVVATHADRRRLFVEAGHLIVDLARRYYEQDDASVLPRAIATFEAFENAMTLDIAMGGSTNTVLHLLATASEAGVDFTMTDIDRLSRRVPVLCKVAPSVADVHVEDVHHAGGIMAILGELDRAGLINTSTRVVHAESLAAALDRWDVARSNSEAVHTFYRAAPGGVPSQVAFSQEARFGAVDTDRANGVIRDLEHAFSKDGGLAVLAGNLASDGCIVKTAGVDASILTFAGPAKVFESQDDAVTGILGGKVEAGDVVVIRYEGPRGGPGMQEMLYPTSYIKSKGLGKACALITDGRFSGGTSGLSIGHVSPEAAEGGLIALVEDGDTIEIDIPARSIRLAVPEAELARRRAAMDARGDKAWQPSARSRVVSAALQAYAAMTTSAARGAVRDLKALKR; the protein is encoded by the coding sequence ATGCCTCAGTATCGCTCCCGGACCTCAACCCACGGCCGCAACATGGCGGGCGCCCGCGGCTTGTGGCGCGCCACCGGCATGAAGGACTCCGACTTCGGCAAGCCGATCATCGCTGTCGTGAACTCCTTCACCCAGTTCGTGCCGGGCCACGTCCACCTGAAGGACATCGGCCAGCTGGTGGCCCGCGAGATCGAGGCAGCCGGCGGCATCGCCAAGGAATTCAACACCATCGCCATCGACGACGGCATCGCCATGGGCCACGACGGCATGCTCTACAGCCTGCCCTCGCGCGACCTGATCGCCGACAGCGTCGAGTACATGGTGAATGCGCACTGCGCCGACGCCATGGTGTGCATCTCCAACTGCGACAAGATCACCCCCGGCATGCTGATGGCCGCGATGCGGCTCAACATCCCGGCGGTGTTCGTGTCCGGCGGGCCGATGGAGGCCGGCAAGGTGACGCTGGCCGGCAAGGCCCACAAGGTCGATCTGATCGACGCCATGATCGCCGCCGGCGACGACAAGGTGTCGGACGCCGACGTCGCGGCCATCGAGCGCTCGGCCTGCCCGACCTGCGGCTCGTGCTCGGGCATGTTTACCGCCAATTCGATGAACTGCCTCACCGAGGCGCTCGGCCTGTCGCTGCCCGGCAACGGCACGGTGGTGGCAACCCACGCCGACCGCCGGCGGCTGTTCGTCGAGGCCGGCCACCTGATCGTCGATCTCGCCCGCCGCTACTACGAGCAGGACGACGCCTCGGTGCTGCCGCGCGCCATCGCGACGTTCGAGGCGTTCGAGAACGCCATGACGCTCGACATCGCCATGGGCGGCTCGACCAACACCGTGCTACACCTGCTCGCCACCGCGTCTGAGGCCGGCGTCGACTTCACCATGACCGACATCGACCGGCTGTCGCGCCGGGTGCCGGTGCTGTGCAAGGTGGCGCCCTCGGTGGCCGACGTCCATGTCGAGGACGTCCACCACGCCGGCGGCATCATGGCCATCCTCGGCGAGCTCGACCGCGCCGGCCTGATCAACACCTCGACCCGCGTCGTCCACGCCGAATCCCTTGCCGCCGCGCTCGACCGCTGGGATGTCGCGCGCTCGAACAGCGAGGCGGTGCACACCTTCTATCGCGCCGCGCCGGGCGGAGTGCCGAGCCAGGTCGCCTTCAGCCAGGAGGCGCGGTTCGGCGCCGTCGACACCGACCGCGCCAACGGCGTGATCCGCGACCTCGAGCACGCCTTCTCCAAGGATGGCGGCCTCGCCGTGCTCGCCGGCAACCTCGCGAGCGACGGCTGCATCGTCAAGACCGCCGGCGTCGACGCCTCGATCCTCACCTTCGCCGGCCCGGCGAAAGTGTTCGAGAGCCAGGACGACGCGGTGACCGGCATCCTGGGCGGCAAGGTCGAGGCCGGCGACGTGGTGGTGATCCGCTACGAGGGTCCGCGCGGCGGCCCCGGCATGCAGGAGATGCTGTACCCGACCAGCTACATCAAGTCGAAGGGCCTCGGCAAAGCTTGCGCCCTGATCACCGACGGCCGCTTCTCCGGCGGCACCTCGGGCCTCTCCATCGGCCACGTCTCGCCGGAAGCCGCCGAAGGCGGGCTGATCGCGCTGGTCGAGGACGGCGACACGATCGAGATCGACATTCCCGCGCGCTCGATCCGCCTCGCCGTGCCTGAGGCCGAGCTCGCACGCCGCCGCGCCGCCATGGACGCGCGCGGCGACAAGGCCTGGCAGCCCAGCGCGCGCAGCCGGGTGGTCTCGGCGGCGCTGCAGGCCTATGCGGCGATGACCACCAGCGCCGCCCGCGGCGCGGTGCGCGACCTGAAGGCGCTCAAGCGCTGA